The following proteins come from a genomic window of Platichthys flesus chromosome 1, fPlaFle2.1, whole genome shotgun sequence:
- the ahctf1 gene encoding protein ELYS isoform X1 codes for MHDLTAQVTSSLLPFPGVTVDALGEDDIALDSVLQGNFTVGRSGLAWLVCGPHLEVVHAVTGERLSAYCFSGGGEQPPTVLAARDFSWLKRSGLLVGLEEAECNLLCLYDLGLSRVVKAVVIPGRITAIEPLVSYGGASTSTQHLHQSLRWFFGIAAVVTDVGHVLLVDLCLDDLSCSQSELEASALQVVTKSPAEIPRLREVSTRQGRHLCLQLNGPSGVGATALQYISRTNQLAVGFSNGYLQLWNMKTLKKEYNSLLEGGDVAVYAFTFQEPENDPRNCCYLWAVQSSQELEGDTVSLRLLQLAFSERKCLPSGKILYEGLEYCEERYSQELSGAAFPLRAQTTNTRLLSCQTIEKFRPHPDRDDSMNEVASPDTSVSIFSWQVKAYGQGNLSTYIGVFDINRWYHAQMPDSLRIGESLQNCPYLAVWSLDPVVKMVSPHALLDVVVHDRSLSRGLPFTCPPPEQYFNPTTYNFDATCLLNSGIVHLTCSGYQKETLSFLKKAAPCSSDSISTSYSRCLMSGLLSARLSDTQASSLSQEEQLDAILSTAVETSSLGLITGCIKQWTAEEQPGSALNLRYILDWAWNKVVQTKKELDGICAPLFDSSSNFTDPQTLQLLQHCQRLLGNLSTIFHCLLNEAQELTQKGLMGLINKNMVSNLISKYAQVVLWFCRTGLLPEGSDDDALQISRPFYTHSVISNYYTIRREELTRLSKGKWCADCLMIDGLVGQCGERLTNLWKRDEGGTGQYPPPTLHALLDIYLLENIDETAKHSIVIYLLLDVMHSFPDKDGASVHSFPSAFSIPVGLVKLVQGLWLLDHHGHQSSFELLLHPAASQCQFEWQHERVLNALMCQGQHSIALRYFHITKLPISSTSQAKLCLSVLLHNRCLIEAWSLVRQHSNRLNMAELMGFLYESCQELGLIKELLKLPLGLSEQECLEKFLQSTGGLQNRELLMVHYLQQSNYIPALQLNHSLKMDLMNERDPKLKERINTRNSIMDQYGKVLPRVQRKLAMERAKPYQHPYTIHREVSRPQPLSTITKRSASEKVMSRAGFINSVLTKIEEVWLGKGATPQSSPSNNFRSADIRSPSPRSSSSALPDPFLRTPINMTSKRKSRLMDLVVQPTCQSPQPLLSTPRPPSSWVSPKSISKAPELSLLQTPQVVKRARALAASGPVFSAFTPQSILRSSLRPTPVATPSASPRRSITPPLRSKESRITFIEEAESPEPEKGIRWTNGIAADSEISLLTRSPIMSRATAKSWSSQPAEEDADEEREQPHVTFLPPEDGVPSPQLRGSESESSSIHEAVETKPSDSTHAQISLSFDTSQTSVQSIDTTLEFYDAPLSQEQEIEEEHVGTEEDEEVVTLNIKASTENEETEETHSPATEPSPVQTSENIEKEEEEAQEDEVMEIGLDEEVENEKEDEQDVESSSKEDAATIDHEEAPSQVFNLVTEITDSGTEVESQDQPAIAPEQEVLAIVTESIVVTQNLKPLEDTNEPEEDLEQSTDLTEFVQQQLFGSDLSPPLTRSGIHNASQMQMSFDRESLGEVEEEEQAAVEPPPVFTSQKSNASVTSSEPTGTDSHSVVSVNDSEELSSPVSEEEEEDDDDEEEESDQAEEEEEEEDSGSEVEIIEEVQGNGRLPPLKASSVFVQQGHTHFLPSLLEQEAAEFSLIPPGAEMKIVEEDMEGDVVMVRLGENEEEMEVEDDEEQGSSYMELKPSTTLLVPLELVEGQHGLVDSAQLDLPVIHQMVVPETDTHCDFSLMLDMDEGENKEADKLLIENDLPPSDLSTQPPVEEASEELVVKPDVIILGTDDQDTPLSEEVSLDDQRLEMDILDSNEVDGLTELEPVEFQTDQQAEDTDATKEKNVQEDSELVMLVEDPEPAPTPEGELSRVVDDNESEAKKDAIDEKREEEEDTPAPEDQEEPEEKGPVIIDGEIVPSTEMVPAMVEHLKDSRVLETEELNREEVTVEEETKRSMEELNREEITEEEETKNAIEELKREEITEEGETKQTIEELNTYEITEEGETKQTIEELNTYEITEEGETKQMIEELNTNEIAEEHETKPTIEELNREEITEEGETKNTIEELNREEITEEETTKKKRGRPKGKKIEETPVKQVLISNCEPEERPVPETPTSQKKETPSTPTRRTTRGRRAVTFISPLQEETEEVVKVESEMRPVPATPRQTRTPRKTNVQASPPRRSTRKALPEPPKDKDEDEEAVDITTTSTSKASSPARRQVSQRTSSTKATLRAQTGSKEQPTATEVEFKDEDLDKEFTQIKIGRRTSSKTRTPSKPSVTQGNTPRKTSRRILSSSELETSTLEILEEENVQEEVFAPTFKRSSRKIKKEASETQPALLAEEEVGERRQPPSPGRTTRQSSRVSLNVYPQVKLVPISLPQSAGNASQGTIKTENIRESQDLPESEHNGNASRTNSRRPTRSKLWDNPEEDLPLLDSPLEVDSETPVADALIKRLQDEEKQEGGGVVSKMMRNRKRSTKSSTEQVDILVPEPAEDESSPGEHSIIYSPSRRRTRAHREETPAPVTRSRRRVQDVDPQDAAASEEDNVEVEKAAGVSKTRKTGKQTAKSKGDSEPPPTAEVDLISPLPSPADPLPRTQKRVKGGEVATSGMNLRRKRIMETVFTKPVTRRKKL; via the exons ATGCATGACCTGACTGCCCAAGTCACCAGCAGCCTGCTGCCTTTCCCTGGAGTGACTGTAGATGCTCTAGGGGAGGATGACATCGCTCTAGACTCGGTTCTTCAAGGGAACTTCACTGTTG gTCGCAGCGGCCTGGCCTGGCTAGTCTGTGGCCCCCATCTGGAGGTTGTCCATGCAGTGACAGGAGAACGGCTGTCGGCCTACTGCTTCAGTGGCGGAGGGGAGCAGCCACCCACTGTCCTTGCTGCCAGGGACTTCAGCTGGCTCAAACG GTCTGGTCTGCTGGTTGGCTTGGAGGAAGCAGAGTGTAATTTGCTGTGTCTCTATGATTTGGGACTGTCGAGGGTGGTCAAAGCTGTGGTCATACCAGGCAGG ATTACAGCCATTGAGCCGTTGGTGAGTTATGGTGGAGCAAGCACTTCGACACAGCACCTCCACCAGAGTTTGCGCTGGTTCTTTGGCATCGCTGCTGTAGTGACAGATGTCGGTCATGTTCTGCTTGTGGACCTCTGTCTCGATGACCTGTCCTGCAGCCAGAGTGAACTGGAGGCTTCAG CCCTGCAGGTAGTGACCAAATCTCCTGCTGAGATCCCCAGACTCAGAGAAGTCAGCACCAGGCAAGGCAGACATCTTTGTCTCCAGCTGAATGGGCCCAGTGGAGTGGGAGCAACAGCTCTGCAGTACATCTCCAGGACCAATCAGTTGGCAGTTGGATTTTCAAATGGATACTTACAGCTGTGGAACATGAAGACACTTAAGAAAGA ATACAACTCCCTGTTAGAAGGTGGCGATGTGGCTGTGTATGCCTTCACCTTTCAGGAGCCCGAGAATGACCCCAGGAACTGCTGCTACCTCTGGGCAGTCCAGTCGTCTCAGGAACT AGAAGGGGATACTGTCAGCCTCCGTCTGCTTCAGCTGGCCTTCAGTGAACGGAAGTGTCTGCCTTCTGGCAAAATCCTCTATGAG GGTCTGGAGTACTGCGAGGAACGCTACAGTCAGGAGTTAAGTGGCGCAGCTTTCCCTCTCAGGGCTCAGACCACAAACACCCGTCTGCTGAGCTGCCAGACCATCGAGAAATTCCGACCCCACCCTGACAGGGATGACAGCATGAACGAGG TTGCATCTCCAGACACCAGTGTTTCTATCTTCAGCTGGCAAGTCAAAGCCTATGGTCAGGGAAATCTATCGACCTACATCGGGGTATTTGACATCAATCGGTGGTACCACGCACAAATGCCGGACTCTTTAAG aATCGGGGAGTCTCTGCAAAACTGTCCCTACCTGGCAGTTTGGTCTCTGGACCCAGTGGTGAAGATGGTGTCCCCACACGCTCTTCTGGATGTGGTGGTGCATGACCGCAGCTTAAGCAGGGGTCTGCCCTTCACATGTCCCCCACCAGAACAATATTTTAACCCCACTACATACAACTTTG ATGCTACCTGCTTGCTCAACTCTGGGATCGTTCACTTAACCTGCTCTGGGTATCAGAAAGAG ACTCTGAGCTTTTTGAAGAAAGCTGCTCCTTGTTCCAGTGATTCCATCTCCACTAGCTACTCTCGCTGCCTCATGTCTGGCCTACTCTCCGCTCGCCTGTCTGACACTCAGGCCTCCAGTCTCTCTCAG gaggagcagctggatgCCATCTTGTCAACAGCAGTGGAGACCAGCTCCCTGGGACTGATCACTGGCTGTATAAAGCAGTGGACTGCAGAAG AACAACCAGGCTCTGCACTGAACCTGCGCTACATCCTGGATTGGGCCTGGAACAAAGTAGTTCAGACGAAGAAGGAACTGGACGGCATCT gTGCACCGCTGTTTGACAGCTCCTCCAACTTTACAGACCCTCAGACCTTACAGTTGCTGCAGCACTGCCAGAGACTGCTGGGTAACCTCAGCaccatcttccactgtctgctCAATGAAGCTCAGGAGCTCACACAAAAAG GTCTGATGGGGCTGATCAACAAGAACATGGTGTCCAATCTGATTTCCAAGTACGCTCAGGTGGTCCTCTGGTTCTGTCGTACCGGCTTACTGCCCGAGGGATCAg atgaCGATGCCCTCCAAATCTCCAGGCCTTTCTACACCCACTCGGTCATCAGCAACTATTATACTATACGCAGAGAGGAGCTCACCAGACTCTCTAA GGGGAAGTGGTGTGCAGACTGCCTGATGATTGACGGTTTGGTCGGTCAGTGTGGTGAACGCTTGACCAACCTGTGGAAAAGGGATGAGGGTGGGACTGGCCAGTATCCTCCACCTACATTACAT GCCTTGTTGGACATTTATCTGCTGGAAAACATTGATGAAACTGCCAAACATTCAATC GTTATTTACCTGTTGCTGGATGTCATGCACTCCTTCCCCGACAAGGACGGAGCCTCAGTGCACTCTTTTCCCTCAGCCTTTTCCATCCCTGTTGGGCTGGTGAAACTAGTACAGGGACTCTGGTTGCTGGACCATCACGGCCATCAG agttcatttgagctgctCCTGCATCCAGCTGCCTCTCAGTGTCAGTTTGAGTGGCAACACGAGCGTGTCCTGAACGCTCTCATGTGCCAGGGCCAGCACTCGATCGCTCTGCGATATTTCCACATCACAAAGCTCCCGatttcctccacctcccaggCCAAACTCTGCCTGTCTGTACTGCTACACAACAG GTGTCTCATAGAGGCGTGGTCTTTAGTTCGGCAGCATTCTAACCGCCTCAATATGGCTGAGCTGATGGGCTTCCTGTACGAGAGCTGCCAGGAGCTTGGCCTGATCAAGGAGCTGCTCAAACTGCCCCTTGGTCTAAGTGAACAG gagtGTTTGGAGAAGTTTCTTCAGAGCACAGGAGGTCTCCAAAACAGAGAATTACTGATGGTTCATTACCTCCAACAGTCCAACTACATACCTGCTCTGCAGCTCAACCACAGCCTTAAAATGGATCTAATG AATGAGCGAGACCCAAAGCTGAAAGAACGAATCAACACCAGAAACTCTATAATGGATCAGTATGGGAAAGTTTTGCCCAGAGTCCAGAGGAAACTGGCAATGGAGAGAGCCAAGCCCTACCAGCATCCATACACCATTCACAGAGAGG TTTCTCGACCGCAGCCACTGTCGACTATTACCAAGCGCTCTGCCAGTGAGAAAGTGATGTCCAGGGCTGGATTTATCAACAGCGTCCTGACCAAGATTGAGGAGGTGTGGTTAGGCAAAGGTGCAACACCACAGTCCTCCCCATCAAACAA CTTCAGGTCAGCTGATATTCGGAGTCCGAGTCCCAGGTCCTCGTCTTCAGCTCTTCCTGATCCCTTCCTCAGAACTCCCATCAACATGACCTCCAAACGAAAGTCAAG GCTGATGGACTTGGTGGTTCAACCCACCTGTCAGAGCCCTCAGCCACTTCTCAGCACCCCCAGACCCCCCAGCTCATGGGTTTCTCCAAAGAGCATCAGCAAAGCGCCTGAGCTGAGTCTACTGCAAACACCACAGGTCGTCAAG cgAGCTCGGGCCTTGGCTGCCTCTGGCCCGGTGTTCTCAGCCTTCACCCCACAGTCCATCCTCCGCAGCAGCCTGAGGCCAACACCTGTCGCCACCCCTTCTGCTTCTCCAAGGCGCTCCATCACCCCACCGCTCCGCAGCAAAGAGAGCCGCATCACTTTCATCGAAGAAGCAGAATCTCCTGAACCAGAGAAGGGCATCAGATGGACCAATGGG ATCGCAGCAGACAGTGAGATCAGCTTGCTGACCAGAAGCCCCATAATGTCAAGGGCTACAGCTAAAAGCTGGTCTTCACAGCCAGCTGAAGAGGATGCAGATGAGGAAAGGGAACAACCTCATGTGACGTTCTTGCCTCCTGAAGACGGGGTCCCCTCACCTCAACTGAGAGGCTCTGAGAGTGAGTCATCCTCCATCCATGAAGCTGTAGAAACCAAACCGTCAGATTCAACGCATGCTCAAATCAGCCTGAGCTTTGACACCAGTCAGACATCTGTCCAGTCAATAGACACCACCCTCGAGTTCTATGATGCACCTTTATCACAAGAACAGGAAATAGAGGAAGAGCACGTAGgcacagaggaagatgaagaggtaGTGACACTAAACATTAAAGCTTCAACTGAaaatgaagaaacagaggagacacacTCACCAGCCACTGAGCCATCCCCAGTTCAGACGTCAGAGAATatagagaaggaagaagaggaagcacagGAAGATGAAGTTATGGAGATTGGTCTTGATGAGGAGgtggaaaatgaaaaggaggaCGAACAAGATGTTGAGTCAAGTAGCAAAGAAGATGCTGCAACTATTGACCACGAGGAGGCACCTAGTCAAG TGTTTAACCTGGTAACTGAGATCACAGATTCTGGAACAGAGGTCGAATCTCAGGATCAACCAGCGATCGCCCCCGAACAGGAAGTCCTGGCAATTGTCACTGAATCCATAGTGGTCACCCAGAATCTGAAACCTTTAGAAGACACAAACGAACCCGAGGAGGATCTGGAACAATCAACAG ATCTGACtgagtttgtgcagcagcagctgtttggcAGCGACCTGTCTCCTCCACTCACCCGCTCAGGAATTCACAATGCATCACAGATGCAGATGTCATTCGACAG AGAGTCACTAGGTGAggttgaagaggaggagcaggcagcTGTCGAACCTCCCCCAGTGTTCACCAGCCAGAAATCAAACGCCTCCGTGACTTCCTCTGAGCCGACTGGCACGGACTCCCACT CTGTTGTGAGTGTAAATGACAGTGAAGAACTCTCTAGCCCtgtgtctgaggaggaggaagaagatgatgatgatgaagaagaggagtctgatcaagctgaggaagaagaagaggaggaggactctGGTAGTGAGGTGGAGATCATTGAGGAGGTGCAGGGCAATGGGAGGCTGCCACCCCTCAAAGCTAGTTCAGTGTTTGTacaacaaggacacacacacttcctgccgAGTCTGTTggagcaggaggctgcagagTTCTCCCTGATCCCACCCGGAGCAGAGATGAAG ATTGTAGAGGAAGACATGGAGGGGGATGTGGTGATGGTTAGACTCGGGGAGAATGAAGAAGAGATGGAGGTAGAGGATGACGAAGAGCAGGGCTCGTCATACATGGAGCTTAAACCCTCCACCACTCTTCTGGTTCCTCTTGAACTTGTGGAGGGACAACACGGCCTGGTTGATAGTGCTCAGCTGGATCTTCCTGTGATCCATCAAATGGTTGTGCCAGAGACTGATACTCACTGCGACTTCTCTCTGATGCTCGATATGGACGAGGGTGAGAATAAAGAGGCGGACAAGCTGCTTATTGAGAATGATCTGCCTCCCTCCGATCTCTCCACCCAGCCTCCAGTAGAGGAGGCTAGTGAGGAGCTTGTGGTGAAACCTGATGTTATAATTTTGGGAACAGATGACCAGGATACACCCCTGTCTGAGGAAGTATCACTAGATGACCAGAGGTTAGAGATGGACATCCTAGATTCAAATGAGGTTGATGGACTGACAGAATTAGAACCTGTAGAATTCCAAACTGACCAACAGGCTGAAGACACTGATGCAACTAAGGAGAAAAATGTGCAGGAGGATTCTGAGTTGGTAATGCTGGTTGAAGATCCTGAACCTGCACCAACTCCAGAGGGAGAACTCTCAAGAGTTGTGGACGACAATGAGTCTGAGGCCAAAAAAGATGCTATTGATGAgaagcgagaggaggaggaggatacaCCAGCACCCGAGGACCAAGAAGAACCTGAAGAGAAGGGGCCTGTTATTATAGATGGAGAGATTGTACCCAGTACAGAGATGGTGCCTGCTATGGTGGAGCATCTGAAGGACAGCAGAGTCTTGGAAACAGAAGAGCTTAACAGAGAGGAAGTCACAgtagaggaggaaacaaaaaggTCAATGGAAGAGCTCAACAGAGAGGAAatcacagaagaggaggaaaccaaAAATGCTATAGAAGAGCTCAAAAGAGAGGAAATCACAGAagagggggaaacaaaacagacgATAGAAGAGCTCAACACATATGAAATCACAGAagagggggaaacaaaacagacgATAGAAGAGCTCAACACATATGAAATCACAGAagagggggaaacaaaacagatgaTAGAAGAGCTCAACACAAATGAAATCGCAGAAGAGCATGAAACAAAACCGACGATAGAAGAGCTCAACAGAGAGGAAATCACAGAAgagggggaaacaaaaaatacGATAGAAGAGCTCAACAGAGAGGAAattacagaggaggaaacaacaaagaaaaagagggggagaccaaaaggaaaaaaaattgaagagACGCCTGTGAAACAGGTCTTGATCTCAAATTGCGAGCCAGAGGAACGTCCTGTACCGGAGACCCCCACTTCCCAAAAGAAGGAGACTCCTTCCACCCCAACACGGAGAACAACAAGAGGGAGGAGAGCTGTCACTTTTATCTCGCCTCTCCAAGAGGAAACGGAGGAAGTTGTGAAAGTGGAGTCAGAGATGAGGCCGGTCCCTGCCACACCTCGTCAGACTCGTACACCCAGAAAAACCAATGTCCAAGCCAGCCCGCCTCGAAGAAGTACCCGCAAAGCTCTGCCAGAGCCTCCTAAAGACaaggatgaagacgaggaggcCGTGGACATCACAACGACATCAACCTCCAAGGCCTCTTCTCCAGCCAGACGACAGGTTTCCCAGAGGACTTCTTCTACAAAGGCCACCCTAAGGGCCCAGACTGGCAGTAAGGAGCAGCCTACAGCTACAGAAGTTGAGTTTAAGGATGAGGACCTAGACAAAGAGTTCACACAGATAAAAATTGGTCGAAGAACGAGCTCCAAGACTCGTACTCCTTCCAAACCTAGTGTCACACAGGGCAACACTCCTCGAAAGACCAGTCGCAGGATACTGAGCAGCAGTGAGTTGGAGACCTCAACATTGGAGATCTTGGAAGAGGAGAATGTACAGGAAGAAGTTTTTGCTCCCACTTTCAAACGCAGCTCCAGAAAGATAAAGAAGGAGGCGTCTGAGACCCAACCAGCACTGCTGGCGGAGGAAGAGGTGGGGGAGAGACGCCAACCTCCCAGCCCTGGCAGGACGACTCGACAGTCCAGCCGGGTCTCCCTGAATGTTTACCCACAG GTGAAACTGGTTCCTATATCACTTCCTCAGAGTGCAGGAAATGCAAGCCAAGGGAcaattaaaactgaaaacataagaGAAAGCCAAGACCTACCCGAGTCCGAGCATAACGGCAACGCCAGTCGCACCAACTCCCGTCGACCAACCAGGAGCAAACTGTGGGACAACCCTGAGGAAGATCTCCCCTTGTTGGACTCTCCATTAGAGGTGGATTCTGAAACCCCTGTGGCAGATGCCCTCATCAAGAGACTGCaggatgaggagaagcaggaag gaggaggagttgtCTCAAAGATGATGAGAAACCGCAAGAGGAGTACGAAGTCGTCGACGGAGCAGGTTGACATCCTGGTTCCCGAACCCGCTGAGGACGAGTCCAGTCCAGGCGAGCACTCAATCATCTACTCCCCCTCACGAAGGAGAACAAGAG CCCATAGAGAAGAGACTCCAGCTCCTGTCACTCGCAGCAGGCGACGAGTCCAAGATGTTGATCCTCAG GATGCAGCTGCTTCAGAAGAAGATAACGTGGAAGTGGAGAAAGCAGCGGGTGTTTCTAAAACCAGAAAGACCGGCAAACAAACAGCCAA ATCCAAAGGCGATTCAGAGCCACCCCCCACAGCCGAGGTGGACCTGATCTCGCCTCTGCCCAGCCCGGCCGATCCACTCCCACGAACGCAGAAGAGGGTAAAAGGAGGAGAGGTCGCGACCTCGGGCATGAACCTGCGACGCAAACGCATAATGGAGACCGTCTTCACAAAACCCGTCACCCGCAGGAAGAAGCTGTAA